Proteins encoded in a region of the Apostichopus japonicus isolate 1M-3 chromosome 19, ASM3797524v1, whole genome shotgun sequence genome:
- the LOC139959929 gene encoding sialin-like — MAESKEEHDNHSINPADNEPLIGDDDNLRYKVKQPSWKGFIPMRYIVTFMAFAGFFNVYAMRVNLSVALVAMVNSSSNAPPKNYSNACPLPNNQTESDKEGPFQWNPTIQGQILASFFYGYILTQIPGGIIAGKYGAKWPFGIGVLCTTILTVMTPYVAHLSPFALMVLRFLEGLGEGVTFPACHALFSRWAPPLERSKLMAFAYAGSYLGTAVFLPIAGILCDSDFLGGWPSVFYITGACGFIWFILWCLLVSSSPADHFMISQEEVQFISSSLENKKEAGKIPWVSIFTSVPVWALIITHFCNNWAFYTLLTDLPTYFKGVLRFDISKNGLISSLPYISQYIVSNLSGSLADFLRSRNILSTNTTRKLFNTLGFFLQGVFMIGAGLAGCNVVLAVTCLVCAVGSFGITIGGFNVNHLDIAPRYAGVLMGITNTAGTIPGFLGPAVVSLFLSASDDKVQWLKIFIISAAIDVVGLLTFLIFGAGKQQEWAKDKEAY; from the exons ATGGCTGAGTCCAAAGAGGAACACGACAACCATTCCATCAACCCAGCAGATAACGAGCCTCTAATAGGAGACGATGATAATCTCAGATATAAAGTCAAAC AACCTTCATGGAAGGGTTTTATACCCATGCGGTACATCGTAACCTTCATGGCCTTTGCCGGCTTTTTCAACGTGTATGCCATGAGGGTCAACTTGAGTGTGGCCTTGGTGGCCATGGTTAACAGCTCTTCAAATGCACCACCAAAAAATTATTCCAATGCTTGCCCACTACCCAACAACCAAACAGAATCAGACAAG GAGGGACCTTTCCAGTGGAATCCTACAATTCAGGGTCAAATCTTGGCATCTTTCTTCTACGGGTACATCCTAACTCAAATCCCCGGAGGTATCATCGCAGGGAAGTATGGTGCCAAATGGCCCTTCGGCATCGGCGTCCTGTGTACCACGATATTGACGGTCATGACCCCCTATGTGGCTCATCTTTCTCCTTTTGCACTCATGGTGTTAAGATTCTTAGAAGGCCTTGGTGAG GGAGTCACATTTCCAGCTTGTCACGCTCTGTTTTCAAGATGGGCACCACCCTTAGAGAGGAGCAAACTGATGGCTTTTGCTTATGCAG GTTCTTACCTCGGTACGGCAGTCTTTTTACCAATTGCTGGTATACTTTGCGATAGTGACTTTCTAGGAGGGTGGCCATCAGTGTTTTATATCACAG GTGCCTGTGGTTTTATTTGGTTTATACTCTGGTGTCTTCTCGTATCCAGTTCGCCCGCTGACCACTTCATGATCAGTCAAGAGGAAGTCCAGTTTATTAGTTCTTCCCTGGAAAATAAAAAG GAAGCTGGCAAAATCCCCTGGGTCTCAATCTTTACTTCCGTACCAGTCTGGGCTCTCATCATCACACATTTCTGCAACAACTGGGCTTTCTACACCCTCCTGACCGATCTTCCGACGTATTTTAAAGGAGTACTACGCTTTGATATATCTAAG AATGGTCTCATATCAAGCCTTCCTTACATCAGCCAATATATAGTCAGTAACCTATCTGGTTCCCTAGCGGACTTTTTGAGAAGCAGAAACATACTGTCCACCAATACAACTAGGAAGCTCTTTAACACACTTG GATTTTTTCTTCAAGGAGTATTCATGATAGGGGCTGGATTGGCAGGGTGCAACGTGGTATTAGCCGTTACTTGCCTGGTTTGCGCCGTGGGTAGTTTTGGTATCACTATTGGCGGCTTTAACGTCAATCACCTGGACATAGCACCTCGTTACGCAGGAGTGTTGATGGGTATCACAAATACCGCCGGTACCATTCCAGGATTCCTCGGTCCTGCGGTGGTGTCACTCTTCCTCAGTGCATCG GACGATAAAGTGCAGTGGCTGAAAATTTTCATAATCTCAGCTGCTATAGATGTCGTAGGGTTACTTACATTCCTTATCTTTGGAGCTGGCAAACAGCAAGAGTGGGCAAAGGATAAGGAAGCATATTGA